AACCGCGTTTACATTCGATTGATGTGAGTTATCTGACTGAAATATTTATGTTTTTGTGGGGATTTGCCGGCATGGAGGCGCACCGTCGCCCCGGAAGAAATGTGAGCTGTCTCACTATAGTGCAAGGTTTGAATCTCTGCACCATGCTAGTGCGAGCGGTAATATCAGAGTATTATTCTGATCTATAAGAGTATTCCAATGTTTATCACTATTTTTCATCGTCTTGTCATATAGCGCTAAATAACTGCTAAGGAATTAGAAAAATTCATCGCGGGTGGGGTGATTTTATTTGCGTTTATAATGAATAGTTATGCCAAGGCGAGCCTTTAAGAAAAAGCGTTGATCTCTGTCATCGTGGGAAAAGCCGTTTCTTATTAGCATCGGCGGCTTTGAACACAGAGAACCATTCAGAATATGCAGTTGCCGCAATTAGTCAATATGTTTGGCGCCGATCTCCAGCGTCGCTACGGGGAAAAAATCCATAAACTGACGCTGCACGGCGGCTTCAGCTGCCCGAACCGCGACGGTTCGCTGGGGCGCGGCGGCTGCACGTTTTGCAACGTGGCGTCTTTTGCCGATGAGCAGATGCAGCGGCAGAGCATTGCCGAACAGCTGGCGGCGCAGGCGCATAAAACGCAGCGCGCCAGGCGTTATCTGGCGTATTTTCAAGCCTATACCAGCACCTATGGCGAAGTGGAGCGGCTGCAGGCGCTCTACGGCCAGGCGCTGGCGCAGAGCGAGATGGTGGGGCTGTGCGTCGGCACCCGGCCGGACTGCGTGCCCGCTGCGGCGCTCGATCTGCTGGCGGGTTATCGTGAGGCCGGCTATGAAGTTTGGCTGGAGCTGGGGCTGCAGAGCGCGCGCGATAAAACGCTGAAACGCATCAATCGGGGCCATGATTTCTGCTGTTATCAGCAAACCGCCAGACTGGCGCGGCAGCGGGGGTTGAAAGTGTGCTGTCACCTGATTGTCGGCCTGCCGGGGGAGACGTCGGCCGATCACCTGGACACGCTGCGGGCGGTGGTCGACAGCGGCGTGGACGGCATCAAACTGCATCCGCTGCATATCGTCAGCGGCAGTATTATGGCCCGGGCCTGGCGGGCGGGCCGGCTGACGACGCTGACGCTGGATGAGTACGCCGCCAGCGCCGGCGAACTGATCCGTCATACGCCGCGCGAGGTGGTGTTCCACCGTATCTCGGCCAGCGCGCGACGCCCGACGCTGCTGGCACCATTATGGTGCGAAAATCGCTGGAGCGGCATGCAGGCGGTCGGCGGCTATCTGCAGCAGCATGGCGGCCAGGGCTCGGCGCTGAGCCTCGCCTGCCGTTACCGCCCCTGAGCACCGTTTTGCCGCCTTTTCCACACTTCCGCCGACGTAATCTCTGTTACGGGATGATTTGCGGTATGATTTAAGCCATATGTCTGTAGGGAGCCGTTCATGAAGCAAATTCGGGTGTTGGCCCAGTACTACGTTGATTTAATGGTGAAGCTGGGGCTGGTGCGCTTTTCGCTGCTGCTGGCTTCGGCGCTGGTGGTGCTGGCGATGGTGGTACAGATGGCCGTGACCATGCTGCTGCGTGGCGAGGTCGAGAGCATCGACGTGGTGCGCTCTATCTTCTTTGGCCTGCTGATCACCCCGTGGGCGGTCTATTTCCTGTCAGTGGTGGTGGAGCAGTTGGAAGAGTCGCGTCAGCGGCTGGCGCGGCTGGTCGACAAACTGGAGGAGATGCGCCACCGCGATCTGGAACTGAACCAGCAGTTGAAGGACAACATCAGCCAGCTCAACCAGGAAATCGCCGACCGTATCAAGGCGGAAGAGGCGCGTCTGCAGGTGATGGACAAGCTGAAAGAGGAGATGGAGCAGCGCGAACTGGCGCAGATTGAGCTGGGTCAGCAGTCCGCGTTGCTGCGTTCGTTCCTCGATGCCTCGCCGGATTTGGTGTATTACCGCAATGAAGACAAAGAGTTTTCCGGCTGCAACCGGGCGATGGAGCTGTTGACCGGCAAAAGCGAAAAGCAGCTGATCGGCCTGACGCCGAATGACGTTTATGAACAGGATATTGCGGATAAAGTGATTGAAACCGACGAGAAAGTGTTCCGTCATAACGTTTCGCTGACCTATGAACAGTGGCTGGTGTATCCGGATGGCCGTAAAGCCTGTTTTGAGCTGCGCAAGGTGCCGTTTTACGATCGGGTCGGCAAGCGTCACGGCCTGATGGGCTTCGGACGCGATATTACCGAGCGTAAGCGCTATCAGGACGCGCTGGAGAACGCCAGCAGGGATAAGACCACCTTTATCTCAACCATCAGCCACGAGCTGCGTACGCCGCTTAACGGCATCGTCGGTCTCAGTCGTATCCTGCTGGATACCGAACTGAACGACGAACAGCTGAACTATCTGAAAACCATCCACGTCAGCGCGATTACCCTCGGTAATATTTTTAACGACATTATCGAGATGGACAAAATCGAGCGGCGCAAGGTGCAGTTGGACAACCAGCCGGTCGATTTCACCGGCTTCCTGGCGGACCTGGAAAACCTCTCCGGCCTGCTGGCGCAACCGAAGGGACTGCGTTTCGTGCTGGATCCGCAGGCGCCGCTGCCGCTAAAAATCCTCACCGACGGCACGCGCCTGCGGCAGATCCTGTGGAATCTGATCGGCAACGCGGTGAAGTTTACCCAGCAGGGGAACATTACGGTGCGGGTGCGGCGCGAAGGGCAGGAAAAACTGGTGTTCGACGTGGAAGACTCCGGTATGGGTATTCCGCAGGACGAGCAGGACAAGATCTTCGCCATGTATTATCAGGTCAAGGACCAGCGCGGCGGCCGGCCGGCGACCGGCACCGGCATTGGCCTGGCGGTGTCCAAACGTCTGGCGCAGAGCATGGGCGGCGACATCACCGTCAGCAGTAAGCCGGGACACGGCTCCTGCTTTACGCTGACCATCAAGGCGCCGGCGCTGGAAGAAGCGGTGGCGGAGGAGGAAAGCGAAGAGATACTGCCGCTGCCGGCGCTGCATATTTTGCTGGTGGAAGATATTGAGCTGAACGTCATCGTCGCACGTTCGGTGCTGGAGAAACTGGGCAACAGCGTAGAGGTGGCAATGAACGGCCATGATGCGCTGGCCATGTTTGATCCTGACGAGTTCGATCTGGTGTTGCTGGATATCCAGCTGCCGGATATGTCCGGACTGGATATCGCCCGTGAGCTGCGCGAACGCTACGCCGGGCAGATGCTGCCGCCGCTGATTGCGCTGACCGCCAACGTCCTGAAAGATAAAAAAGAGTACCTTGAGGCGGGCATGGACGATGTCCTGAGCAAGCCGCTCTCGGTACCGGCGTTGACCAAAATGATCCAGCACTACTGGGATCATCAACCTACTCATGCCACAAAGAAAACGGAGCACAACGCGATGCAGATTAACGAGTCGTTACTGGATACCGCCATGCTGGAGCAGTATATGGAGCTGGTGGGGCCGCAGCTGATTCATCAGAGTCTGGAGATGTTTGAGCAGATGATGCCGGGCTATCTGGCGGTGCTGGATTCCAACATGACGGCGCGCGATCAGAAGGGCATTGCCGAAGAAGGGCATAAAATCAAAGGTGCGGCTGGTTCGGTCGGCCTGCGTCATCTGCAACAGCTGGCCCAGCAGATTCAGACGCCCACGCTGCCGGCGTGGTGGGATAACGTGCAGGACTGGGTGGATGAGCTGAAGCAGGAGTGGCAGAACGACGTCGCGATGCTGCGCGCATGGGTAGAGAATGCAGAAAAAAAATGACCCCGACCTAGGCCGGGGTGCGCGAATATTGCGCCAACACCAGGGAAAACGTGAACCTGCGTATTGGTTTTAAGTTTCTGCTTGCGCAGGTTGTAGAAAATTCTGAAACCTCCGAGGAGGATTCCTATACATCATACAGCCAACAACATACCAAATGTAAGCGCTCTTGTTAG
The nucleotide sequence above comes from Serratia rhizosphaerae. Encoded proteins:
- a CDS encoding TIGR01212 family radical SAM protein (This family includes YhcC from E. coli K-12, an uncharacterized radical SAM protein.): MQLPQLVNMFGADLQRRYGEKIHKLTLHGGFSCPNRDGSLGRGGCTFCNVASFADEQMQRQSIAEQLAAQAHKTQRARRYLAYFQAYTSTYGEVERLQALYGQALAQSEMVGLCVGTRPDCVPAAALDLLAGYREAGYEVWLELGLQSARDKTLKRINRGHDFCCYQQTARLARQRGLKVCCHLIVGLPGETSADHLDTLRAVVDSGVDGIKLHPLHIVSGSIMARAWRAGRLTTLTLDEYAASAGELIRHTPREVVFHRISASARRPTLLAPLWCENRWSGMQAVGGYLQQHGGQGSALSLACRYRP
- the arcB gene encoding aerobic respiration two-component sensor histidine kinase ArcB, giving the protein MKQIRVLAQYYVDLMVKLGLVRFSLLLASALVVLAMVVQMAVTMLLRGEVESIDVVRSIFFGLLITPWAVYFLSVVVEQLEESRQRLARLVDKLEEMRHRDLELNQQLKDNISQLNQEIADRIKAEEARLQVMDKLKEEMEQRELAQIELGQQSALLRSFLDASPDLVYYRNEDKEFSGCNRAMELLTGKSEKQLIGLTPNDVYEQDIADKVIETDEKVFRHNVSLTYEQWLVYPDGRKACFELRKVPFYDRVGKRHGLMGFGRDITERKRYQDALENASRDKTTFISTISHELRTPLNGIVGLSRILLDTELNDEQLNYLKTIHVSAITLGNIFNDIIEMDKIERRKVQLDNQPVDFTGFLADLENLSGLLAQPKGLRFVLDPQAPLPLKILTDGTRLRQILWNLIGNAVKFTQQGNITVRVRREGQEKLVFDVEDSGMGIPQDEQDKIFAMYYQVKDQRGGRPATGTGIGLAVSKRLAQSMGGDITVSSKPGHGSCFTLTIKAPALEEAVAEEESEEILPLPALHILLVEDIELNVIVARSVLEKLGNSVEVAMNGHDALAMFDPDEFDLVLLDIQLPDMSGLDIARELRERYAGQMLPPLIALTANVLKDKKEYLEAGMDDVLSKPLSVPALTKMIQHYWDHQPTHATKKTEHNAMQINESLLDTAMLEQYMELVGPQLIHQSLEMFEQMMPGYLAVLDSNMTARDQKGIAEEGHKIKGAAGSVGLRHLQQLAQQIQTPTLPAWWDNVQDWVDELKQEWQNDVAMLRAWVENAEKK